A genome region from Heliangelus exortis chromosome 12, bHelExo1.hap1, whole genome shotgun sequence includes the following:
- the CDHR4 gene encoding cadherin-related family member 4 isoform X1 yields the protein MGMHGHLSFLLLLLLGLHAPVLLGMPRVVTLSEDSVPGTLVAKVTVSCSNATGSPNVTLHSMEPGHPFNPIAISAMSATTFQTEVTLRAGAELDAYQANQYTLTLWAACPGEEEVEEQFFVRVTPGQALRCDTPFASVEGAVVQVSADVAPRTPLYSVLPGSLGELTFRLQNHDTPLTLTRRGLVLVPDNGFDPIKETQMFRLEIEVTDQHGHNCSGAVRVEVLPSRCPNVTFLEPQQNVSVPEGTSPLEVITQVQATGENVRYAILTPVSPALFTIDERTGKIRNIRQLEVANAQLRVQAFSVQCPDNYATAIVNVIVNSTNWQAPSCVPAISVSQVPETISPGSTLETLMCTDPIGADGDLRYALEGPLAFRSRFCMEGPRLQVNTTLDCDSEAADPVGFQLTATIVVTAGGQPLRSTRVPVLVTVTPVNEFTPACPRSATFTVPETATFGSAVGRVAGTDRDYPRNSLEYSLEGGTGPAQPFSIDTRTGEIHVVGPLDAQRQKRYRLTVRLTDTHNDLNPAKRWSCLCNVTVSLQAVLDQAPVCTPEVQELQITTGVGGRQTVTRLVCQGTMLTYTIAGGNEEGRFQLEGNTLLYLPDDLAEPRTFVLLVEVWGYPSVPHHSTVVALVVHVTPRSTPVPASTTTQHTTLQKDPLVVTRTEVAWHPPAWFVAVLTISAALLLAILGCVARSLLHSNRDTGKLVLGKSPWDVVEQRGDEEEQGRPHTGSLGQFDGCAQDPCTGRDYLFNSVTGARRWI from the exons ATGGGCATGCACGgacacctctcctttcttctcctcctcctcctcggtCTCCATGCCCCAG TCCTGCTTGGCATGCCACGTGTGGTAACCCTGAGTGAGGACTCGGTGCCAGGCACCCTCGTGGCCAAGGTGACTGTGTCCTGCAGCAATGCAACTGGCAGCCCCAATGTCACCCTGCACAGTATGGAGCCCGGACACCCCTTCAACCCCATTGCCATCAGTGCTATGTCTGCCACCACGTTTCAGACAGAG GTGACACTACGTGCGGGTGCAGAGCTTGATGCCTACCAGGCAAATCAGTACACCCTGACCCTGTGGGCTGCCTGTCCTGGTGAGGAGGAAGTGGAAGAGCAGTTCTTTGTCCGGGTGACACCAGGGCAGGCGCTGCGCTGCGACACTCCCTTCGCCAGCGTGG AGGGAGCTGTGGTACAGGTGTCAGCAGACGTGGCACCCCGGACCCCCCTGTACAGTGTGCTGCCGGGGTCACTTGGCGAGCTGACA TTCAGGCTCCAAAACCATGACACGCCACTTACGCTTACCCGCCGGGGCCTGGTACTGGTACCTGACAATGGCTTTGACCCCATCAAGGAAACCCAG ATGTTCAGGCTGGAGATCGAGGTGACGGATCAGCACGGTCATAACTGCAGCGGGGCTGTGCGGGTGGAAGTGCTGCCATCGCGCTGTCCCAATGTCACCTTCCT TGAGCCACAGCAGAATGTGTCTGTGCCAGAGGGCACCAGCCCCTTGGAGGTCATCACACAGGTCCAGGCCACAGGTGAAAATGTCCGCTATGCCATCCTCACTCCTGTGTCACCTGCACTCTTCACCATTGATGAGA GGACAGGTAAGATCCGCAACATCCGCCAGCTGGAGGTGGCCAACGCACAGCTCCGTGTCCAGGCTTTCAGCGTCCAGTGCCCCGATAACTATGCCACTGCCATCGTCAATGTCATTGTGAATAGCACCAACTGGCAGGCacccagctgtgtccctgctaTCTCTGT GTCCCAGGTGCCTGAGACAATATCCCCTGGAAGCACCCTGGAGACTTTGATGTGCACTGACCCCATTGGTGCTGACGGAGACCTGCGCTATGCCCTTGAGGGGCCCCTGGCCTTCCGCTCCCGTTTCTGCATGGAGGGGCCAAGGCTGCAG GTTAATACCACCCTGGATTGCGACTCAGAAGCCGCAGACCCTGTGGGCTTCCAGCTCACAGCCACCATCGTGGTGACAGCAGGAGGGCAGCCCCTACGGAGCA CCCGCGTGCCCGTGCTTGTGACAGTGACGCCTGTCAACGAATTCACACCGGCCTGCCCTAGGAGTGCCACCTTCACCGTGCCAGAGACAGCGACTTTCGGCAGCGCTGTGGGACGTGTGGCTGGCACTGACCGTGACTATCCACGGAACAGCCTGGAGTACAGCCTGGAGGGTGGAACCGGCCCCGCGCAGCCCTTCTCCATCGACACACGCACTG GCGAGATCCACGTGGTGGGACCCCTGGATGCCCAGCGGCAGAAAAGATACAGGCTGACGGTGAGGCTGACAGACACCCACAACGACCTGAACCCAGCAAAGCGCTGGAGCTGCCTGTGCAACGTGACCGTGAGCCTGCAG GCTGTGCTGGACCAGGCGCCAGTGTGTACCCCTGAGGTGCAGGAGTTGCAGATCACAACTGGGGTGGGTGGCCGCCAGACTGTCACCCGCCTGGTGTGCCAGGGCACCATGCTAACATACACCATTGCTGGAG GCAATGAGGAAGGGCGctttcagctggaagggaacaCACTCCTCTACCTCCCTGATGACCTGGCTGAGCCCCGCACTtttgtgctgctggtggaggTGTGGGGCTACCCTAGTGTCCCCCACCACAGCACTGTTGTGGCATTGGTGGTGCATGTCACCCCGCGGAGCACCCCAGTGCCAGCCAGCACCACCACCCAGCACACG ACCCTGCAGAAGGACCCACTGGTGGTCACCAGGACAGAGGTGGCATGGCATCCCCCAGCCTGGTTTGTGGCCGTCCTGACCatctctgctgccctgctgctggccatcCTGGGCTGTGTGGCCCGGAGCCTGCTGCACAG caacCGAGACACTGGCAAGCTGGTCCTGGGCAAGAG CCCCTGGGATGTGGTGGAGCAGAGGGGTGATGAGGAGGAGCAAGGCCGTCCCCACACTGGCAGCCTG GGTCAGTTTGACGGCTGTGCCCAGGACCCCT GCACCGGCAGGGACTATCTGTTCAACAGCGTGACCGGGGCACGGCGATGGATCTGA
- the CDHR4 gene encoding cadherin-related family member 4 isoform X2 — translation MGMHGHLSFLLLLLLGLHAPVLLGMPRVVTLSEDSVPGTLVAKVTVSCSNATGSPNVTLHSMEPGHPFNPIAISAMSATTFQTEVTLRAGAELDAYQANQYTLTLWAACPGEEEVEEQFFVRVTPGQALRCDTPFASVEGAVVQVSADVAPRTPLYSVLPGSLGELTFRLQNHDTPLTLTRRGLVLVPDNGFDPIKETQMFRLEIEVTDQHGHNCSGAVRVEVLPSRCPNVTFLEPQQNVSVPEGTSPLEVITQVQATGENVRYAILTPVSPALFTIDERTGKIRNIRQLEVANAQLRVQAFSVQCPDNYATAIVNVIVNSTNWQAPSCVPAISVSQVPETISPGSTLETLMCTDPIGADGDLRYALEGPLAFRSRFCMEGPRLQVNTTLDCDSEAADPVGFQLTATIVVTAGGQPLRSTRVPVLVTVTPVNEFTPACPRSATFTVPETATFGSAVGRVAGTDRDYPRNSLEYSLEGGTGPAQPFSIDTRTGEIHVVGPLDAQRQKRYRLTVRLTDTHNDLNPAKRWSCLCNVTVSLQAVLDQAPVCTPEVQELQITTGVGGRQTVTRLVCQGTMLTYTIAGGNEEGRFQLEGNTLLYLPDDLAEPRTFVLLVEVWGYPSVPHHSTVVALVVHVTPRSTPVPASTTTQHTTLQKDPLVVTRTEVAWHPPAWFVAVLTISAALLLAILGCVARSLLHSPWDVVEQRGDEEEQGRPHTGSLGQFDGCAQDPCTGRDYLFNSVTGARRWI, via the exons ATGGGCATGCACGgacacctctcctttcttctcctcctcctcctcggtCTCCATGCCCCAG TCCTGCTTGGCATGCCACGTGTGGTAACCCTGAGTGAGGACTCGGTGCCAGGCACCCTCGTGGCCAAGGTGACTGTGTCCTGCAGCAATGCAACTGGCAGCCCCAATGTCACCCTGCACAGTATGGAGCCCGGACACCCCTTCAACCCCATTGCCATCAGTGCTATGTCTGCCACCACGTTTCAGACAGAG GTGACACTACGTGCGGGTGCAGAGCTTGATGCCTACCAGGCAAATCAGTACACCCTGACCCTGTGGGCTGCCTGTCCTGGTGAGGAGGAAGTGGAAGAGCAGTTCTTTGTCCGGGTGACACCAGGGCAGGCGCTGCGCTGCGACACTCCCTTCGCCAGCGTGG AGGGAGCTGTGGTACAGGTGTCAGCAGACGTGGCACCCCGGACCCCCCTGTACAGTGTGCTGCCGGGGTCACTTGGCGAGCTGACA TTCAGGCTCCAAAACCATGACACGCCACTTACGCTTACCCGCCGGGGCCTGGTACTGGTACCTGACAATGGCTTTGACCCCATCAAGGAAACCCAG ATGTTCAGGCTGGAGATCGAGGTGACGGATCAGCACGGTCATAACTGCAGCGGGGCTGTGCGGGTGGAAGTGCTGCCATCGCGCTGTCCCAATGTCACCTTCCT TGAGCCACAGCAGAATGTGTCTGTGCCAGAGGGCACCAGCCCCTTGGAGGTCATCACACAGGTCCAGGCCACAGGTGAAAATGTCCGCTATGCCATCCTCACTCCTGTGTCACCTGCACTCTTCACCATTGATGAGA GGACAGGTAAGATCCGCAACATCCGCCAGCTGGAGGTGGCCAACGCACAGCTCCGTGTCCAGGCTTTCAGCGTCCAGTGCCCCGATAACTATGCCACTGCCATCGTCAATGTCATTGTGAATAGCACCAACTGGCAGGCacccagctgtgtccctgctaTCTCTGT GTCCCAGGTGCCTGAGACAATATCCCCTGGAAGCACCCTGGAGACTTTGATGTGCACTGACCCCATTGGTGCTGACGGAGACCTGCGCTATGCCCTTGAGGGGCCCCTGGCCTTCCGCTCCCGTTTCTGCATGGAGGGGCCAAGGCTGCAG GTTAATACCACCCTGGATTGCGACTCAGAAGCCGCAGACCCTGTGGGCTTCCAGCTCACAGCCACCATCGTGGTGACAGCAGGAGGGCAGCCCCTACGGAGCA CCCGCGTGCCCGTGCTTGTGACAGTGACGCCTGTCAACGAATTCACACCGGCCTGCCCTAGGAGTGCCACCTTCACCGTGCCAGAGACAGCGACTTTCGGCAGCGCTGTGGGACGTGTGGCTGGCACTGACCGTGACTATCCACGGAACAGCCTGGAGTACAGCCTGGAGGGTGGAACCGGCCCCGCGCAGCCCTTCTCCATCGACACACGCACTG GCGAGATCCACGTGGTGGGACCCCTGGATGCCCAGCGGCAGAAAAGATACAGGCTGACGGTGAGGCTGACAGACACCCACAACGACCTGAACCCAGCAAAGCGCTGGAGCTGCCTGTGCAACGTGACCGTGAGCCTGCAG GCTGTGCTGGACCAGGCGCCAGTGTGTACCCCTGAGGTGCAGGAGTTGCAGATCACAACTGGGGTGGGTGGCCGCCAGACTGTCACCCGCCTGGTGTGCCAGGGCACCATGCTAACATACACCATTGCTGGAG GCAATGAGGAAGGGCGctttcagctggaagggaacaCACTCCTCTACCTCCCTGATGACCTGGCTGAGCCCCGCACTtttgtgctgctggtggaggTGTGGGGCTACCCTAGTGTCCCCCACCACAGCACTGTTGTGGCATTGGTGGTGCATGTCACCCCGCGGAGCACCCCAGTGCCAGCCAGCACCACCACCCAGCACACG ACCCTGCAGAAGGACCCACTGGTGGTCACCAGGACAGAGGTGGCATGGCATCCCCCAGCCTGGTTTGTGGCCGTCCTGACCatctctgctgccctgctgctggccatcCTGGGCTGTGTGGCCCGGAGCCTGCTGCACAG CCCCTGGGATGTGGTGGAGCAGAGGGGTGATGAGGAGGAGCAAGGCCGTCCCCACACTGGCAGCCTG GGTCAGTTTGACGGCTGTGCCCAGGACCCCT GCACCGGCAGGGACTATCTGTTCAACAGCGTGACCGGGGCACGGCGATGGATCTGA
- the INKA1 gene encoding PAK4-inhibitor INKA1: MHGPRPNACPGQLGADWHSRWEAGATSREHMPGTRQAPQHPGGAPGPAPRLPRPGSAADSACSLEPGGEEEEVGGLAARSPPASERSLEFDSGYSEASGGTWREEEVPVRRRHPPPCQRAHRLSAGPAAPPPAPARRIRPKSTSDACLEQWRVLEPADTQDWTVALLSQSRNRQPLVLGDNCFADLVENWMDLPEVGTEPRRRNPAEPSRRLAKPPAFLLSLSGNVRRKLANMARPRGGEGARPGGREATKRFSCPLGLGGQPKGACFHQSHSNIAQLATDFHRFTALMNSRSRQPIICNDVIGYI; encoded by the exons ATGCACGGCCCCCGCCCGAACGCCTGCCCGGGACAGCTCGGCGCAGACTGG CACTCCCGGTGGGAGGCGGGGGCGACGTCGCGGGAGCACATGCCCGGCACACGGCAGGCACCGCAGCACCCCGGCGGTGCTCCGGGGCCGGCCCCTCGTCTCCCGCGCCCCGGGTCGGCGGCGGACTCGGCCTGCAGCCTGGAACCGGGGGGCGAGGAGGAGGAAGTGGGGGGCTTGGCAGCCCGCTCGCCCCCAGCCAGTGAGCGCAGCCTGGAGTTCGACTCAGGGTACTCGGAGGCGTCGGGGGGCACATGGCGAGAGGAAGAAGTGCCCGTGCGGCGCCGGCACCCACCGCCCTGCCAGAGGGCACACCGGCTTTccgccggccccgccgctccgcCGCCCGCTCCCGCCCGCCGCATACGTCCCAAATCCACCTCGGACGCCTGCCTGGAGCAGTGGCGGGTGCTGGAGCCAGCCGACACGCAGGACTGGACCGTGGCGTTGCTGTCCCAGAGCCGGAACCGGCAGCCCCTGGTCTTGGGTGACAACTGCTTCGCCGACCTGGTGGAGAATTGGATGGACCTGCCCGAGGTGGGCACGGAACCCCGGCGCCGAAATCCCGCCGAGCCGTCCCGCCGGCTGGCCAAGCCCCCCGCcttcctcctcagcctctcGGGCAACGTACGCCGTAAACTGGCCAACATGGCCCGACCCCGGGGTGGCGAGGGTGCGCGACCGGGGGGTCGCGAAGCCACCAAGCGTTTTTCCTGCCCACTAGGGCTGGGGGGGCAGCCCAAGGGCGCCTGCTTCCACCAGTCCCATAGCAACATCGCCCAGCTGGCTACGGACTTCCACCGCTTCACTGCTCTCATGAACAGCCGCAGCCGCCAGCCCATCATCTGCAACGATGTTATCGGCTACATTTAG